One Pocillopora verrucosa isolate sample1 chromosome 10, ASM3666991v2, whole genome shotgun sequence genomic window carries:
- the LOC136276914 gene encoding tetratricopeptide repeat protein 28-like, which yields MAIECYQRHLEISKEVGDKTGEACSLCSLGDSFEYQGNLLRAFDNYYSSVELYDDIRASLQLNDQWKICYRNQHKAAYKGLWRINLNRGQVVKALLATEKGRAQALRDLMVTKYQPGDSLTPSASRISLRWVPLSTVFIAINGPCVYFWVCLSENNIQMRQVHVNNYKFEDELKVFIQQLNKTALKEIGAKGTITIENPPLDSLTEEEVGNDAIRVNVKHSQSSALKKLHDIIVTPIADLIEGNDDITIVPEGPFSLVPYAALQDSNSSYLSDSFRIRVLPSLTTLQLIYDCPADFHTKTGALLVGDPCFKHIIYEGGLLVQLPGARKEVEMIGRILNVSPLTGEMATKDEVLKRISSVALVHIAAHGKMETGEVILAPNTTRDNPQPQERDYLLTMKDVIEAGLRARLVVLSCCHTARGEVMAEGVVGMARALLGAGARSVVVTLWAIGDEGTLEFMSFFYDALAEGKKASEALNQAMKCMREIENFKEVWHWAPFVLIGDDVNLDFEEI from the coding sequence ATGGCAATTGAGTGTTATCAACGTCACctagaaatatccaaagaagtgggagataagacGGGAGAGGCGTGCTCACTCTGTTCCCTTGGAGACAGTTTTGAGTACCAAGGAAATCTCCTGAGAGCCTTTGACAATTATTACTCGAGTGTGgaattgtatgatgatatcagggccagtcttcaactcaacgatcagtggaagatttgttaTCGTAATCAGCACAAAGCagcatacaaaggtttgtggcgtataaatctcaatcgaggtcaagttgtgaaggctcttcttgctacagagaaaggacgtgctcaagctctgagagatctcatggtcacaaaatatcagcctggagatTCTTTAACGCCCAGCGCATCCCGCATTTCTCTGAGGTGGGTTCCAttgagcacagttttcatagccattaatggaccatgcgtttacttctgggtttgcctcagtgaaaATAATATCCAGATGAGGCAAGTACACGTCAACAATTATAAGTTTGAGGATGAATTGAAAGTTTTCATCCagcaactgaacaaaactgctcttaAAGAAATCGGTGCAAAAGGTACTATTACAATCGAAAATCCTCCGCTTGACTCGCTGACAGAAGAGGAAGTGGGCAATGATGCGATCCGAGTTAATGTGAAGCActcccaatcaagtgctttaaagaagctgcatgacatcatcgttactcctattgctgacctgATCGAAGGCAACGACGACATCACAATCgttcctgaggggccatttagccttgtaccttatgcagcgttgcaggactccaactcatcatatctaagtgattctttcagaattcgtgtgcttccctctctgacgaccttgcaactaatttatgattgtccagctgactttcacacgaagactggtgcattgcttgtcggcgacccatgtttcaaacatatcatCTATGAGGGAGGacttttggtgcaacttccaggagcaaggaaagaagtggagatgatcggacgtatcctcaATGTTTCCCCTctcactggagaaatggcaacaaaagatgaagtgttaaaacgaatatcatcagtggcgtTAGTTCACATAGCAGCGCACGGTAAAATGGAGactggagaagttatcctggcaccaaacaccacaagagataaccctcagccgcaagagaGAGAttatctactgacgatgaaagatgtcatagaagctgggttgcgagcacgtctggttgtacttagctgctgtcacactgctcgtggggaggtcatggccgaaggtgtggtcggcatggcgcgtgcacttttgggtgccggtgccagatctgttgtggtaaccttgtgggcgattggcgacgagggaaccctggagttcatgagtttcttctacgatgcacttgctGAAGGCAAGAAGGccagtgaagctctcaatcaggccatgaagtgtatgagagaaattgaaaatttcaaggagGTTTGgcactgggcaccatttgtactcattggtgacgacgtcaaccTGGATTTCGAGGAGATTTAG